The region CCTTCAGCTGCCGCCCAAGGAGTTCGACCTCCTCGAGGTGCTCGTGCGCAACGCCGGCCTGGTGCGCACCCGCACGCAACTCGTCGACGAGGTGTGGGGGAACGACTACGTGGGTGACACCCGCACCCTCGACGTGCACATCGCACGCCTGCGGCGCCGGATCGAGCAGGACCCGCACCACCCGACCCGGATCCGGACGGTCCGAGGTGTCGGGTACCGGTTCGCCGACCGTTGATCCGAGGCTCTTGGGGCGCGGCTGCGCCGTTACGCTCGGCGTGTGACGCGGACGGCAGTACTGATCATCCCCGCGGCGACGCTGGTGGCTGCGATCCTCGCCCGCGGACCGACCGCCGCCGCCGTGATCGTCGGCCTCGCGGTCGGTGCGGTGGCCGCCTCGGTGGCGTGGACGCTGCAGCGCCGCCGGCTGACCGCCCTCGCCGACGAGATCAACCGGTGGATGGCGCTCGAGGAGCACCAGCCGGTGCGGGTCCCCACCGGCGCGGTCTGGCAGCCGCTGGCGGTGGCCCTCAACGTCCTCGGCGCGTCCTACGACCGGCGAGGACGCCGACTGCGTCGTGCCCGCCAGCGACGCGTCCAGCTGGTCGACGCGCTCCCGGACCCAGCGCTCCTCGTCGACGAGGACGGGTACGTCCTCAACGCCAACCAGGCAGCACGGCGGCGCTTCGGGATCCCCGAGGCCAGCTCGCTCACCGCCGCGCAGGCGCTGGCGAGCGCGCACGTCGCGCGCGCGGCCGACGAAGCGCGCGACATCGGCGACAGGGTCGACGTCGATATCGAGTTGGGCGGATCCGAGGTGTCCGTCGCGGCCGTCCCGGTCGGGGACGAGGTGCTGCTGCTGCTCTCCGACCGTGGTGAGCGCCGTCGCGTCGAGGCGGTCCGCCGCGACTTCGTCGTCAACGCCAGCCACGAGCTCAAGACACCGGTCGCGGGGATCCAGGCCCTGGCCGACGCGCTGGACGTCACGGTCGGGCGAGATCCGGACCGGGCCGGTGAACTGGTGCGTCGGCTGGGAGACGAGACCGATCGCCTGGCGAAGCTGGTCCACGACCTGCTGGACCTACGGCGCCTCGAAGAGGACAGTGACACGCCCGGGCGCGCCCCGGTGGATCTGGCGGCGCTCGTCCGCCGCGAGGGCGACCGGCTGCGGCCGGTCGCCGGCGAGCGCGACGTCGCGGTCACCATGGACCTACCCGACCGTGCTGTCGTGACCGGCGACGAGGACGACCTGCGCCTGATCGTCGCCAACCTGCTCGACAACGCCGTCGGGTACAACCGGCCCGGCGGCGACGTGCACGTGAGACTGGAACGCAGTGACGGCGCCTGGGCGCTGCACGTGCGCGACAGCGGCATCGGGGTGGCGCGTCACGACCTGGACCGGATCTTCGAGCGGTTCTACCGGGTCGACGTCGCACGGTCGCGGGCGACCGGCGGGACCGGGCTGGGCCTGTCGATCGTCCGCCACGCCGTCGAACGCCACGGCGGCTCGCTGCACGTCGACAGCGTCCTCGGTGAGGGCAGCGAGTTCACCGTCGTCCTCCCCACGTGAAGGGTCGGGCCAGGATCCGGCGACCGGGTAGCCGAGCGGCTGGGCGAGCCGCGTTTGCGTGTGACGCTGCCGGCGCAGGTCGCTGGTCGCGGCTCGCCGGTAGGCTCCGCGGCCGTGGGCGGGCTCGGGCGCGATTCACGGAAGGCGCAACGGGCGCCGGTCATCCTCGACCGGCTCGCTGAGGCCTACCCGGACGCGCGGATCGCGCTGCGGTTCTCCGATCCGTGGCAGCTGCTGGTCGCCACGATCCTGTCGGCGCAATGCACCGACGAGAAGGTGAACGAGGTCACCGCGACGTTCTTCCCGCTGTACCCCGGTCCGGAGGCGGTTGCGGGAGCCGACCTCGACGACCTCGAGGGGCATCTGCGCCCGACCGGGTTCTTCCGCCAGAAGGCGCGCAACATCCGGGCGGCGGCGCGGCAGCTGCTGGACGAACACGGCGGTGACGTGCCCGACACGATGGACGCCCTGACCGACCTGGCCGGGGTGGCCCGCAAGACCGCGAACGTGGTCCTGTCGAACGCGTTCGGGGAGCACGCCGGGATCGCGGTCGACACCCACGTGCGGCGCATCTCCCGGCGGCTGGCCCTGACCCGCCACGACGACCCGGTGCGGATCGAACGCGACCTGGTCGCGCTCTTCCCGCAGGAGCGTTGGCTCGAGGTCTCCGACCTGTTCATCGCGCACGGCCGGCGGACCTGCGAGGCGCGAAGACCCCGCTGCGACGCGTGTGCGGTGGAGGATCTGTGCCCGTCGAGCCAGGTCGCGGGGCGCCGTGACCGCCACAAGGCCAGCTGACCGCGGCGGCCGGCTCAGCGCGGTCGAGACGCTCGCCGCTCGTAGGCGGTGAGCGCGAGGGCCGCCATCAACACGACCGCCGCCACGACCGCCTGACGGGTGTGCAGCGGCGGTTCCAGGGTGACCGCCTGGGCCACGATGGTGGCGCGGTTGGCGCGGAGCGTGAGGCCACCTCCGTCGGCGTTGTCCGCCCGGTGGATGTGGCCCTCGACGCGGACGACGTCGCCCCGCCGGCCCGGACGCCCTGGAGTGAGCTGTCCGACCTCGATCCGATCGGCGGGCAGCCACACGGCCAGCCCGGTGTTCGTCCCGCTCAGCTCGGCGTGGGCCGGGAGCGGTCCGGTCTCCAACGCGTAGGCGTCGTCGTTGAGCAGGACCCAGGCACCGCGGTCGCGTCGGAGCACGTCTCCGATGACCTCGCCGACGAAGACGACGGCAGGAGCGCCTCGCCCCGACGGCGAGAAGGTGTCGGGGCAGGCGATCACCTCTGAAGAGCGGGCCAGACCGACGGGTTCTGGGACCGGCCCGAAGCCTTCGAGCTGCGCGGGACGGTCGGCGAGCGTGCGCTGGCACGTGGCGACGGTCGGCTGACCGCCGCGCTGGCTCTGCGCCGCCGGCGCGACCGGCTCGAGCCGCCGCGACGGGGCCGTGGCACGCAGGTGGCTGAGCAACCCCACCACCAGCGCCACCACGACGGCGGCCAGGGCGAGTTGGGCGATCGAGCGACGGCTCACAGCGGGGCGGCGGGTCACGTCCGCCCCCGGACTGCGGCCAGCAGGGTCGCCAGCAGAGCGAACACGGCCATGAACTCCAACCGGCCGATCCACATCTGGACGATGTAGCTGACCTTCAACGGCGTGGCCAGGTCCGGTCCGGTGATCCCCACCGACAGCCCGACGTTCGCCGAGGCGGAGGTGGATTCGAACATCGCCTCGGTGAAGTCGAAGCCGTAGAACAGGCCGAGGATGCCACCGGCGATGTAGGTCAGCAGGTACAGGAGCAGGACGGTCACCGACGAGCGGACCTGGTCGTCGCGGAGGATGCGCCGGCGCTGCGAGTGGTAGGTCGCGACGACCAGGGCGGACTCGGGCAGGACGACGCGCCGGATGTCCTTCCACAGGCCCTTGGCGGTGATGCCGACGCGGATCGCCTTGATCCCTCCGGCCGTGGACGACGCCATCCCGCCCAGCGCCATCGCCCCGACGATCGCGGCCGGGGCAAGCAGCCCCCAGTCGGTGATGAACAGCCGCGGCGCGGTGACCGCAAAGCCGGTCCCGGTGTGTGCCGACAGGACCGTGAAGAAGCCCTTGCGGAACAGCGGGATCGCGTCGCCGTAGGTGCCGGCACGGCCGAGACCGATCATGGTCAGCACGGCCAGGACGAGCAGGGTCGCCGCGATCGTGCGGGTCTCGACGTTACGCAGCAGCTCCACGCGGTTGCCGCGCCACAGCTGGTAGTGCAGGCCGAACGACATCGTCCCCGCCACCATCAGGGCCACGATCACCCCCTCGACCGCCGCCGAGTGGTAGTACGCGATGCTGCTCGACTGGGGGGTGAAGCCGCCGGTGTCGAAGGCGGCCATGAACAGCTCCACCGACTGGATCAGCGCGCGGCCCGGCCCGAGGCCGGCCGCGACCAGGACGGCCAGCAGAGAGGCGGTCCCGATGGCCAGGTAGCCGAACGACACGCGCCAGATGAAGCGGGCGGTGCGGACGACGTTGGGCATGATCCGCTCGTCGCGTGCCTCGCCCAAGTACAGGGTGCCGGCCTGGCCGACCGCCCCGCCGAACAGGCTCAGCATCGCCAGGACCATCCCCTGTCCGCCGGCGAAGTGCATCAGATGGCGCCACAGGTTGACCGAGTACGCGAGGTGATCCAGGTCGTGCAGCACCGTCAGCCCGGACGTGGTCAGCCCCGACATCGCCTCGAACATCGCGTCGACGAAGCCGCTCACGTGGCCGGACAGGTACAGCGGGATCGCGGCGAAGACCGAGCCCACCAGCCACGACAGTGATGCGATCAGCATCCCGTGCGACCAGTCCAACGGTGCCCGCGTGTGCAGCCGGAGTTCGGTCACGCGCCCGGCGCCGATCGCCAGGGCCATGCTGATCAGGAACGCCGTGAACGCGTTCCACTCGCCGAGGCCCAGCGCCACCAGTGCCGGCAGCGCCTGGATCGCGCCCAGGATCGTGACGACCCTGCCGACGTAGAAGGCGACCAGGCGTGCATCGTCGCGATCCGGCCGGAGGAACACGCGGGCGCCTAGAAGACCAGCGACACCACGACGGCGATGGCGAACGCGATCACGCTGATCGCCGCCGCAGCCAACGCGACGAAGCCGATGCCGAGGACCGGCTCGGCGAGGGTGACGGAGCGTTCCCGGACCGGGTCGCGGACGGTCATCGCCGCGCGGTCCGGCCGACCAGCATCCGGCGCAGCTCATCCTCGAGCTCCGGGGTGGTGAGCGCGATCACCTCGTCGCCGGGGAGGATCTGGGTGGAGCCGCGCGGGATGATGGTCTGCTCCGACCCGGCGTCGCCGCGGAAGATCGCGACCAGGACCGCGTCGAGTGGCAGGTCGAGTTCCTGGACGGTCCGCGGCGGCGGTGCGTCGGCAGCGTCGTGGTCGGGGATCCTCACCTCCACCAGATCGACCTTGCCGGCCTTGAGCGTGTAGAGGTGGATCAGTTCCCCGACCGTGACCTCCTCCTCGAGCAGCCGCGAGATCAGTGTGGTGGACGACACCGCCTCGATTCCCATCAGCTCGAAGATCTCGACGTTCTTGGGTGAGTTGACCCGCGAGATCACCCTTCTCACGCCGAACTCGGCTCGGGCCAGCTGGCAGGCCACCAGGTTGTCATCGTCCTCACGGGTCGTGGCGACGAACACGTCGGCGCGGTCGACGCGGGCCTGCTCCAGGTAGCGCACATCGCAGGCGTCGCCCTCGATGACCAGCACCGGGTACTGGGCGACGAGCGACTCGCAGCGTCCCCGCTGGCGTTCGATGATGCTGACCTCGTGGCCGCGCTCGATCAGGTCGGCGGCGATGTACCGACCGACCTTCCCGCCACCGGCGATGACGACGAACATCACCGCCCACCGTGGACGTGGGCGCGGGGTCGTCGTTCGTCGACCACGAGGTGGCGGACACGGGGGTGGACCCCGCGGCGTGCTGCGGCGACCACCAGGTCACCGCGCTCGAGGCGGTCGGTGGGGCCGGGGATGAAGACGCGCTCGCCGCGCTGCACGGCGCTGACCCGCAGCTTCCCGCTGATCTCGAACCGGTCCACGGTCAACCCGTTGGCGGCATCCGCCAGGATCATCTCGACGACCTCCACGTCGGGGTCCTCGAACGCCAGGTGCTGGCGGAACGTGGCCTCGCGGAACTCGTTGAGGAACTGCTTGGCCAGCAGCCCGGTCGCGGACACGTACCGGACGCCGAGCTTGCGGTAGCTCGCCTCCCGTTCCGGGTTGAACAGGCGGGCAACCGCACGTCGCACGCCGTAGATGTGGACGCCGATCTCCACGGCCATCAGGTTGGCGTTGTCGAAGCGGGTCACCGCCAGCAGCCCGTCGGCGTGGCCGATCTCCGCTCGTTCCAGGGTGTCACGGTCGGTGACGCTGCCGACCAGGGTCTCGCCGTTGAACGTGGTGCCCAGCCGGTCGAACGCGGTTGCGTGCACGTCGATGACGATCACGTCCTCGCCCTCGCTGGACAGCCGGGTGGCGATCTCGGCGCCCAGCCGACCACAGCCTCCCACGATCACGTGCACGCGTTCCTCCGGCAACGACCGTCGGTGTATGGAACCACAGCCTCCCCGGCAGCACCGCCAGGACCTGCGGCGACCCCGGTACCCTTCGGCCAGATCGCCGCGACCAGCCAGGATCCCACGTGCCCGTCACGCCACACACCCTGTTGCTCGCTGCTCCCCGCGGGTTCTGCGCCGGGGTGGACCGTGCCGTGGTGATCGTCGAGAGGGCGCTCGAAGCCTACGGGCCGCCGGTGTACGTCCGTCATGAGATCGTGCACAACACCCACGTGGTCGAGTCGCTGCGCCGGCGGGGTGCGGTGTTCATCGAGGACGAAGGCGAGGCCCCCGACGGGGCGGTGATCGTCTTCAGCGCCCACGGCTCACCGGCTTCGGCCTACCAGCGATCCGGCGAGCGTCACCACACGCTGATCGATGCCACCTGCCCGCTGGTCACCAAGGTGCACGCCGAGGCACGCCGCTACGCCGACCACCACCACGACATCGTGCTGATCGGCCACCAGGGTCACCAGGAGGTGATCGGCACGATGGGTCAGGTCCCGGGCCGGGTCACGTTGATCGAGACGCCCGACGAGGTGGAAACCCTGCCCTTCCCCCGCGACGCGTCCGTGGCGTACATCACGCAGACGACGCTGTCGATGGACGACACCGCGGAGGTCGTCCGCCGCCTGAACGGGCGGTTCCCGCACCTCGTGCGTCCCAAGAGCGACGACATCTGCTACGCCACACAGAACCGCCAGGACGCGGTGAAAGCGCTGGCGGGGCGGTGTGACCTGGTGCTGGTCGTGGGATCCCAGACCTCGTCGAACTCGAAGCGGCTGGTCGAGGTGGCCCGCGACCGGGGCGTCGCGGCGGAGCTGATCGACGACCTCACCGAGATCGACGAGCGGTGGCTCGATCGTGTGGACGTCGTCGGACTGACCTCGGGCGCCAGTGCGCCGGAGGTCCTGGTCGAGCAGGTGGTCGACTGGTTCCGCGCCCGTGGGACCCGGACGGTGGACACCGTCCACCTGGTCGATGAGGACGTCGAGTTCCAGCTGCCGGCCGTCTTGGCCCGCAAGCTCGCCGAGGCCGGTTGAGCATCGGGTCGTGCGGCGCGCCTGGGAGCGACCGGGGTGCGTCACGTGCCGGTGTACGCCTCCCACAGCACATCCGCCAGGAGGTCGCGCTGCCACGGACGCAGCCCAGCCGCCTCGACCAGCTCGTCGGGCGACGCGGGGTCGCTCAGCGCTGCGGTCCAAAGCACCCGCCCCGGGCACAGGAATCCGGGGTCGACGCCGAGCTGGTCGGCGACGCGGGCGCGCGCCCGGCGCATCCGGTCGTGTGCCGCACGGTCGTCGTCGTCTGCCCGTCGCAGCCCCGATGGGCTGGGCTCGTCGGGGGATGAGGCGCCGCGGCGGACGGCGGCCAGGAGGCGGTGGCCGTGTTGCCGGATCTGGCGGCCGTCGAGCCCGCGTCGCTGCAGGACGTTCAGCGTCGCGGGGGGGTGGGCCGCGATCGCGATCAGCGTGTCGTCGCGGGCGATGCGTTGCGGCGCGAGGTCCTCCTCGCGCGCGATCGCTTCGCGCTCGTCCCAGACCGCCTTGAGGACCGCCCGGCCGTGCCCGTCGAGGCGGCCGAGCCCTCTCGTCCGACCCCAGGACCGGGCCTGGATGTGGACGTGTTCCACCGTGGCGGTGAGCTCCTGCTCGTACCAGCTCGTGCGGGCGAGGTCCTCCAGGTGCGTCGACAGGGCCTCCCACAGTCGCGGCAGGTGCACCACGTCGCCGGCTGCGTAGGCGAGCATGTCGTCCGTGAGCGGCCGCCGCGACCAGTCGGCCCGCTGGTAGTGCGCCTTGTCGCCGCTGAGCCGCACGTTCAGAACCTGCTCGAGGAGCGGTGCGAGCCCGGTCGGCAGGCCGAGCACGGCCGCTGCGATGGCCGTGTCGGCCAGTCGCGCCGGCGTACAGTGATCGACCAGCGCTGCGCCAGCGCTCGCCAGCGGCTCGACGTCGTTCTCGAGCGCGTGCAGAACCACCAGGCGCTCCCCCAGGAAGGACCCGAGCGGCTCGAGGTCGTCCAGTGCGAGCGGATCCAGGATGATGCAGCACCCGTCCACCCCGACCTGGACGAGGGCGGCTTCGCGGACGTAGCGGTGGCCGTCGGCCCGTTCCACGTCGATTCCCACTGTCGGGGCGTCGACCGCCGTGAGGGCTTGCATGACCTCGGCGGGTTCGTCGACCAGACGGACCTCCACGAGCAGGCAGGCTATCGGCGGTGTCAGGATGTGGTGTGGAGGAGGCTGGCGTGACCGACCGCCCCGACACCCTCGGGCTGCTGTGCGTGCACCCGCACCCCGACGACGAGTCGATCGCGTGTGGTGGGGTGCTGGCCCGGTACGCCGACGAGGGCCTGCGCGTGGGGGTGGTGACGTGTACCGGCGGGGAGGAGGGCGAGAACCTGTCGGGCATCGACCTCGGCGACGAGGACATGGCGGTTGTCCGCCGCCGTGAGCTCGCAGCAGCCATCGCCGTTCTGGGCGTGACCGACCACCGCACCCTGGGGTACCGCGACAGCGGCATGGCCGGCGCGACCAGCAACGAACATCCCGACAGCTTCCACCGGGCGGACCTGGACGAGGCGGCCGCCCGGCTGGCCGCCATCATCCGTGACTTCCGCCCCGCGGCGGTCGTCAGCGACGACGACCGCGGGACCTACGGCCACCCGGACCACCTCAAGGCCCACACCGTCACCGGCCGCGCGATCGAGCTCGCCGCCGACCCCGATGCTGCACTGCCGGCGATCCCGTGGGACGTCGCCAAGTGGTACGTGCACGTGCTGCCGCGCAGCCGGCTCCACGCGCTGCACCGGCGGTTGCTGGATGCCGGGATCGCGTCGCCGTTCGGGCGTGGTCCCGTGCCCGATGGCGAGGACATGCCGTTCGGGGTCGCCGACGAGCGGGTCACCACAGCCGTGGACGTGCGTCCCTGGCTGGGGAGGAAGCGTGCGGCCATGCGTGCTCACGGTTCCCAGATCGGGGCGGATTCGTTCTTCCTCAACCTGCCGGATGACGTCAGCCAGGACGTGTTCGGGATGGAGTACTTCGTCGTCGAGCGGGGGACGCCCGCGAGCGCGGACGTGGAGGACGATCTGTTCGCGGGGCTGCGTGGGGCGGATCGGTGAGCCGCCCGCAACGCCGCGCCGACCTGACCCCGCGCGCGTTCCGTGACGTGATGGCGCGGTTCGCGACCGGCGTCGCGGTCATGACCACCGTCGCCGACGGGGTCCCCCACGGCATGACCGCCAACGCCGTGTGTTCGGTGTCGCTTGACCCTCTGCTCGTGCTGGTGTGCGTGGAGCGGGGGTCCACCATGGCCCACGCGGTCGGTGACAGCCAGGTGTTCGCCCTGTCGGTCCTGCACGAGGACGACGAGGGTCTGGCGATGCACTTCGCTGATCCCTACCGGCCCCACGGGGACACCGAGTTCAACCGCATCGCCACCCGCAAGGAGGTGACGGGCTCGCCGGTGCTGGACGTGGCGATCGCGTTCGTCGACTGCCGGGTGTGGGCTGTGTACGACGGAGGCGACCACCTCGTCGTGGTCGGCGAGGTCGCCGCGCTCGGCCTCGCAGACGACGACGACCCGCTGCTGTTCTACCGTGGCGCCTACCGGGGGGTGCGACCGGAAGGGTCGGGATGATGGAGAGCCGCGAGGTGCAGCTCGACACCCGTGGGCAGCGCGTGACGGACGTCACCGACCAGGTCCGCAGCTTCGCCCGCGACGTGGGCGGCGATGGCCTGCTCCACGTCTTCCTCCCGCACGCCACAGCCGGGTTGGCGCTGATGGAGACCGGAAGCGGATCGGAGCGTGATCTCGAGGAGGCGCTCGAGCAGGAGCTGCTCCCGCGCGACGATCGCTACACGCACCGCCACGGCTCGGTCGGCCACGGCGCCGACCACCTGGTGCCCGTCCTGGTGTCGCCGACGCTGGTCCTCGCGGTGCAGGGTGGCGACGTGGTGCTGGGCACCTGGCAGAGCATCTGTGTGGTCGACACCAACCGCGACAACGACCGCCGCCGCTTGCGTCTGACGGTGTTGCGTTCCGCCTGACCGGTGACGGCCGAGCGACGCGTCTGTTCGAGCCGTGCCCGCTCCTGCGAGCGGCGGTGGATCGTGGCGCTCGTCGTGCTGACCGTGATGGCGCCCGCGTGCCGTCCGGGGACCGAGCCTCGGCCGGGCCAGACGCCGACCGACACGACCCCCTTCACACCGTCTCCCCCCGCACGCGGACTCACCGTCGGGATCGTGCTGGCGCCTCCGACCGAGCTGATCGCCTCGTTGCAGAGCGACATCGTGCGGTCGACCGCGGAACGGCTCCACGACGTCATCGACCACGACGTGCGGGCCGTCCGAGTGCTCGAACCGCCGCAGGAGGACTTTCGGGGCGACCAGCTCGCGTTCCTGGCGGACGAAGGCTTCACGCTGGTCTGCACGGTCGGCCAGGCAGGCGCCGACGACGTGGCGCGGCTGGCGCCCCAGTACCCGGCCACCCGGTTCTGTCTCCTCGACGGCCGGCTCGCCGACCCGCCTGCCAACGCCATGTCGGTGAGCTGGCGCGTCGAGGAGGGTGCCTTCCTGGCCGGGGCTGCCGGGGCGCTCGTCACATCGGTGGGTGCGACCGGGATCGTCAGCGCCGTCCCTCCCGGGTCGGCGGACCGCGTGCGCATCGGATTCGAGGCCGGCGCGCGGTTCATCCGCAGTGACATCCCGGTCGTGATGGCGCCGGCCACCGTCGACCAGGACGTCGCGATGTCCGTCGCCGTCCGCACGGCGCGGGAAGCAGCCACCGCGCAGTTCGACGCCGGCGTGCCCACGCCGTGCCTGATGCCGGTGGGCGGGACCGCCGTCGTCCGTGGGGTCGGCGAAGCCGCGGCCGCCTCCGACGGGCTGGTGCTCGGTTGGGCAGTCGACGTGACCCGTCTGCTGGACGAAGACACCGGTGTGGCCCACGTCCTGGGATCGGTGACGAAGCGGTTCGACACCGCCCTGGCGCTGGTCGTGGAAAGCGCCTTCGAGGGCGGCGATCGTGACATCCGGCTCGGGTTCGCCGAGGACGGGTTCGCGTTCGTCCCCGGTCCCAGCCCCAGCTACGGCCCGATCGCCGCTCAGCTGCGTGAGGTCGCCGACGCCATCGAAGAGCGCCGGGTCATCGTCCCTGGCCGCGAACAGCGGTGACGCCGACCGTGCCTCCCTTCGGACCGGCGCGCGTCCTCAAGCCCCACGACCCCCCGGCCTACGATGACCTCATCGGACGAGCGGAGGCCGCGGGTGCGTCGCGCGAAGATCATCGCGACCCTGGGGCCGGCCCTCGACGACCCTGCCCGGCTCCGGGCGGCCCTGTTCGCGGGGATCGACGTGGTCCGGTTGAACTTCTCCCACGGGACGCACGAGACGCACGCGGAGCGCTTGGAGCGGGTCCACAAGCTGGCCCCCGAGATCGGCCGCCCGATCGGCAGCCTCGGCGACCTGCAGGGTCCCAAGATCCGCCTCGGGGAGCTCCCCAGCGACGGGGTCGAGCTCGTCGACGGCGGCGACGTCGTCCTCATGGGGGGGAGCGAACGGCTCGACAGCTACCACGACGGCGCCGGGACGCCGCTCCTGCCGGTGGTGTACGAGGGGTTGAGTGGGGACGTCGAGCCCGGGGCGCTCGTGCTCATGGACGACGGTCTGCTGCGGCTGGTCGCGTCCCGGATCACCGACGGCGAGGTCCACTGCCGGGTCGTGGCCGGCGGCGTGGCCCGGTCGCGCAAGGGCGTCAACCTGCCCGGGGTGGCGGTGTCAGCCAAGAGCCTGACCGCCAAGGACCGCGAGGACCTGGCCGCCATGCTCG is a window of Actinomycetota bacterium DNA encoding:
- a CDS encoding BMP family ABC transporter substrate-binding protein; the protein is MALVVLTVMAPACRPGTEPRPGQTPTDTTPFTPSPPARGLTVGIVLAPPTELIASLQSDIVRSTAERLHDVIDHDVRAVRVLEPPQEDFRGDQLAFLADEGFTLVCTVGQAGADDVARLAPQYPATRFCLLDGRLADPPANAMSVSWRVEEGAFLAGAAGALVTSVGATGIVSAVPPGSADRVRIGFEAGARFIRSDIPVVMAPATVDQDVAMSVAVRTAREAATAQFDAGVPTPCLMPVGGTAVVRGVGEAAAASDGLVLGWAVDVTRLLDEDTGVAHVLGSVTKRFDTALALVVESAFEGGDRDIRLGFAEDGFAFVPGPSPSYGPIAAQLREVADAIEERRVIVPGREQR
- a CDS encoding YjbQ family protein; this encodes MESREVQLDTRGQRVTDVTDQVRSFARDVGGDGLLHVFLPHATAGLALMETGSGSERDLEEALEQELLPRDDRYTHRHGSVGHGADHLVPVLVSPTLVLAVQGGDVVLGTWQSICVVDTNRDNDRRRLRLTVLRSA
- the mshB gene encoding N-acetyl-1-D-myo-inositol-2-amino-2-deoxy-alpha-D-glucopyranoside deacetylase; the protein is MLCVHPHPDDESIACGGVLARYADEGLRVGVVTCTGGEEGENLSGIDLGDEDMAVVRRRELAAAIAVLGVTDHRTLGYRDSGMAGATSNEHPDSFHRADLDEAAARLAAIIRDFRPAAVVSDDDRGTYGHPDHLKAHTVTGRAIELAADPDAALPAIPWDVAKWYVHVLPRSRLHALHRRLLDAGIASPFGRGPVPDGEDMPFGVADERVTTAVDVRPWLGRKRAAMRAHGSQIGADSFFLNLPDDVSQDVFGMEYFVVERGTPASADVEDDLFAGLRGADR
- a CDS encoding TrkA family potassium uptake protein, whose amino-acid sequence is MHVIVGGCGRLGAEIATRLSSEGEDVIVIDVHATAFDRLGTTFNGETLVGSVTDRDTLERAEIGHADGLLAVTRFDNANLMAVEIGVHIYGVRRAVARLFNPEREASYRKLGVRYVSATGLLAKQFLNEFREATFRQHLAFEDPDVEVVEMILADAANGLTVDRFEISGKLRVSAVQRGERVFIPGPTDRLERGDLVVAAARRGVHPRVRHLVVDERRPRAHVHGGR
- the ispH gene encoding 4-hydroxy-3-methylbut-2-enyl diphosphate reductase, giving the protein MPVTPHTLLLAAPRGFCAGVDRAVVIVERALEAYGPPVYVRHEIVHNTHVVESLRRRGAVFIEDEGEAPDGAVIVFSAHGSPASAYQRSGERHHTLIDATCPLVTKVHAEARRYADHHHDIVLIGHQGHQEVIGTMGQVPGRVTLIETPDEVETLPFPRDASVAYITQTTLSMDDTAEVVRRLNGRFPHLVRPKSDDICYATQNRQDAVKALAGRCDLVLVVGSQTSSNSKRLVEVARDRGVAAELIDDLTEIDERWLDRVDVVGLTSGASAPEVLVEQVVDWFRARGTRTVDTVHLVDEDVEFQLPAVLARKLAEAG
- a CDS encoding PAS domain-containing protein, which encodes MTRTAVLIIPAATLVAAILARGPTAAAVIVGLAVGAVAASVAWTLQRRRLTALADEINRWMALEEHQPVRVPTGAVWQPLAVALNVLGASYDRRGRRLRRARQRRVQLVDALPDPALLVDEDGYVLNANQAARRRFGIPEASSLTAAQALASAHVARAADEARDIGDRVDVDIELGGSEVSVAAVPVGDEVLLLLSDRGERRRVEAVRRDFVVNASHELKTPVAGIQALADALDVTVGRDPDRAGELVRRLGDETDRLAKLVHDLLDLRRLEEDSDTPGRAPVDLAALVRREGDRLRPVAGERDVAVTMDLPDRAVVTGDEDDLRLIVANLLDNAVGYNRPGGDVHVRLERSDGAWALHVRDSGIGVARHDLDRIFERFYRVDVARSRATGGTGLGLSIVRHAVERHGGSLHVDSVLGEGSEFTVVLPT
- the nth gene encoding endonuclease III — translated: MGGLGRDSRKAQRAPVILDRLAEAYPDARIALRFSDPWQLLVATILSAQCTDEKVNEVTATFFPLYPGPEAVAGADLDDLEGHLRPTGFFRQKARNIRAAARQLLDEHGGDVPDTMDALTDLAGVARKTANVVLSNAFGEHAGIAVDTHVRRISRRLALTRHDDPVRIERDLVALFPQERWLEVSDLFIAHGRRTCEARRPRCDACAVEDLCPSSQVAGRRDRHKAS
- a CDS encoding TrkA family potassium uptake protein, whose product is MFVVIAGGGKVGRYIAADLIERGHEVSIIERQRGRCESLVAQYPVLVIEGDACDVRYLEQARVDRADVFVATTREDDDNLVACQLARAEFGVRRVISRVNSPKNVEIFELMGIEAVSSTTLISRLLEEEVTVGELIHLYTLKAGKVDLVEVRIPDHDAADAPPPRTVQELDLPLDAVLVAIFRGDAGSEQTIIPRGSTQILPGDEVIALTTPELEDELRRMLVGRTARR
- a CDS encoding flavin reductase family protein; protein product: MARFATGVAVMTTVADGVPHGMTANAVCSVSLDPLLVLVCVERGSTMAHAVGDSQVFALSVLHEDDEGLAMHFADPYRPHGDTEFNRIATRKEVTGSPVLDVAIAFVDCRVWAVYDGGDHLVVVGEVAALGLADDDDPLLFYRGAYRGVRPEGSG
- a CDS encoding HRDC domain-containing protein, which encodes MEVRLVDEPAEVMQALTAVDAPTVGIDVERADGHRYVREAALVQVGVDGCCIILDPLALDDLEPLGSFLGERLVVLHALENDVEPLASAGAALVDHCTPARLADTAIAAAVLGLPTGLAPLLEQVLNVRLSGDKAHYQRADWSRRPLTDDMLAYAAGDVVHLPRLWEALSTHLEDLARTSWYEQELTATVEHVHIQARSWGRTRGLGRLDGHGRAVLKAVWDEREAIAREEDLAPQRIARDDTLIAIAAHPPATLNVLQRRGLDGRQIRQHGHRLLAAVRRGASSPDEPSPSGLRRADDDDRAAHDRMRRARARVADQLGVDPGFLCPGRVLWTAALSDPASPDELVEAAGLRPWQRDLLADVLWEAYTGT
- a CDS encoding TrkH family potassium uptake protein, encoding MFLRPDRDDARLVAFYVGRVVTILGAIQALPALVALGLGEWNAFTAFLISMALAIGAGRVTELRLHTRAPLDWSHGMLIASLSWLVGSVFAAIPLYLSGHVSGFVDAMFEAMSGLTTSGLTVLHDLDHLAYSVNLWRHLMHFAGGQGMVLAMLSLFGGAVGQAGTLYLGEARDERIMPNVVRTARFIWRVSFGYLAIGTASLLAVLVAAGLGPGRALIQSVELFMAAFDTGGFTPQSSSIAYYHSAAVEGVIVALMVAGTMSFGLHYQLWRGNRVELLRNVETRTIAATLLVLAVLTMIGLGRAGTYGDAIPLFRKGFFTVLSAHTGTGFAVTAPRLFITDWGLLAPAAIVGAMALGGMASSTAGGIKAIRVGITAKGLWKDIRRVVLPESALVVATYHSQRRRILRDDQVRSSVTVLLLYLLTYIAGGILGLFYGFDFTEAMFESTSASANVGLSVGITGPDLATPLKVSYIVQMWIGRLEFMAVFALLATLLAAVRGRT